One genomic segment of Candidatus Macondimonas diazotrophica includes these proteins:
- a CDS encoding BPSS1780 family membrane protein, which produces MEIQRAEANRGIAWIQIGWAAFVRLPGIWILLMVVLLAIVVVLNLLPWVGSLIVALITPLLAAGLLEAARRSTQGEEFTLGVLFESATRSAVLNNLLVLGAVSLIINVVIMALGLVFVGGSALGMGMMHGEEGAWMGLGAGALFVFPLMLVLHVALSAALFFAIPLVMDDQEPPLQAMQTSLKACLVNWVPLLLFGIIATILGALAMIPMGLGFLVLGPVLAGAVWAAYREVFGSPAAPIGVSGTETPAA; this is translated from the coding sequence ATGGAAATCCAGCGTGCCGAGGCGAATCGTGGAATTGCATGGATCCAGATCGGATGGGCGGCTTTCGTGCGTTTGCCGGGGATCTGGATTCTGCTGATGGTGGTGCTGCTGGCCATCGTCGTGGTCCTGAATCTGTTGCCCTGGGTCGGTTCCCTGATCGTGGCCTTGATTACCCCCTTACTGGCTGCTGGCCTGCTGGAGGCTGCGCGGCGGAGCACGCAAGGTGAGGAATTCACCTTGGGGGTGCTGTTTGAGTCCGCCACGCGGAGCGCGGTATTGAACAACCTGTTGGTGCTGGGCGCAGTGTCGCTCATCATCAATGTGGTGATCATGGCACTCGGCCTGGTCTTTGTCGGTGGATCGGCTCTGGGCATGGGCATGATGCACGGAGAAGAAGGCGCCTGGATGGGGCTCGGAGCCGGGGCCTTGTTCGTCTTTCCGCTGATGCTGGTCCTGCACGTGGCGCTTTCCGCCGCGCTCTTCTTCGCGATCCCACTGGTGATGGACGACCAAGAGCCTCCGTTGCAGGCCATGCAGACCAGTCTGAAGGCCTGTCTGGTGAACTGGGTGCCGCTGCTGCTCTTCGGCATCATCGCCACGATTCTCGGCGCCTTGGCCATGATCCCCATGGGGTTGGGTTTCCTGGTGCTGGGGCCGGTTCTGGCGGGGGCGGTCTGGGCCGCCTATCGCGAGGTGTTCGGCTCGCCCGCCGCGCCGATCGGCGTGTCCGGGACTGAGACGCCCGCGGCATGA
- a CDS encoding HlyD family secretion protein, which yields MRILWAILGVVVIAAAAVGIHYYGEHRERYPTTNDAYVRANVISVAAQVPGEAIEVAVEDHARVKAGQTLIRIDERPFRIQLAQAENKVIQATQSIDAANAQIAAAEAQIALRKAQLRTAQLQARRIFNLSAQNSVPKSAADSAQEGLSSAQAGLAAAEANLRQATVMRGSPGEQNERLKEARLFLEKAQLDLSHTHLDAPCDGRIANLSLRPGELVQPGRPLFSIVCSDEYWIYANFKETELARIRPGQNAEITVDMYPGELFHGVVQNIGPGSGTAFSMLPPQNATGNWVKVTQRVPVRILITDPRNSAPLRVETSAEVTIDTGESEKPSGYAHDDHGDARSKIAQTHGDSARSSSVQLQP from the coding sequence ATGCGCATTCTCTGGGCAATCTTGGGGGTCGTCGTCATTGCGGCCGCTGCAGTCGGAATCCATTATTACGGTGAGCATCGCGAACGCTACCCCACCACGAACGACGCCTATGTGCGGGCCAACGTCATCAGTGTGGCGGCCCAGGTGCCGGGCGAGGCCATCGAGGTGGCGGTGGAGGATCATGCACGGGTCAAGGCCGGACAGACCCTGATTCGCATCGACGAGCGGCCATTCCGGATCCAGCTCGCCCAAGCCGAGAACAAGGTCATCCAGGCGACGCAATCGATCGACGCCGCCAATGCTCAGATCGCGGCAGCCGAAGCGCAAATCGCCTTGCGCAAGGCCCAGCTACGCACGGCTCAGCTGCAGGCACGCCGGATTTTCAACCTGAGCGCCCAGAATTCGGTGCCCAAGTCAGCTGCGGATTCGGCTCAGGAGGGTCTGTCCAGTGCCCAGGCTGGACTCGCTGCGGCTGAAGCCAACCTGCGGCAGGCAACCGTGATGCGCGGTTCCCCCGGCGAGCAGAACGAGCGCTTGAAAGAGGCGCGGCTGTTCCTGGAAAAAGCCCAGCTCGATCTCAGCCATACGCATTTGGATGCCCCCTGCGATGGCCGCATCGCCAATCTGAGCCTGCGCCCCGGTGAGCTGGTCCAGCCCGGCCGCCCCTTGTTCAGCATCGTTTGCAGCGATGAATACTGGATCTACGCCAACTTCAAGGAAACCGAGCTGGCCCGGATCCGCCCGGGACAGAACGCCGAAATTACCGTCGACATGTACCCGGGAGAGCTTTTCCACGGTGTGGTGCAGAACATCGGTCCGGGCAGCGGAACGGCGTTTTCGATGCTGCCGCCGCAGAATGCCACCGGGAACTGGGTGAAGGTGACGCAGCGCGTGCCGGTACGCATCCTCATTACCGATCCACGCAACAGCGCACCACTGCGGGTTGAAACCAGCGCTGAAGTCACCATCGATACCGGCGAAAGTGAAAAACCGAGCGGCTACGCGCATGACGATCACGGTGATGCCAGATCGAAGATTGCGCAGACTCACGGCGATTCCGCGCGGTCCTCATCCGTTCAGCTCCAGCCCTGA